The Sporomusa termitida genome has a window encoding:
- a CDS encoding tyrosine-type recombinase/integrase has product MARAKGEGTISQRKDGSWIAQYDLGTVNGKRKRKTLTGKTKKDVLQKLNDLKVTLQTQTYTDINRISFGDYLLQWFELKKTLQQIKASTLRGYEINMRMHIIPELGHIQLQKLTTSMINNFYAKKMKQNCFDSEKPLSATTILRMHNIIHNCLEFAVRDNLIIRNVADHAIRPKVRKKEMKALDNNEIKKFVQAVKEYQSLPSTRTKNVYPSLMLTLSTGCRRGEILGLRWKNVDFRNKTVKIEETVLELGGDVIVETPKTEKSRRTISIPDEMVEILKRHRQYAKGTYVFPVKNNMDKPMKPENVVRFFRAVLKHAGMKFRFHDLRHTNISQMLLNGVDLSTAMARSGHSQVSTLMGYCHTNIEKEKEAGNLFAKFI; this is encoded by the coding sequence GCACTGTTAATGGCAAACGAAAAAGAAAAACGTTGACAGGTAAGACAAAAAAAGACGTTCTTCAAAAGCTGAATGACCTAAAAGTTACTCTTCAAACTCAGACCTATACAGACATAAACCGAATAAGTTTTGGAGATTATCTACTCCAATGGTTCGAACTAAAAAAAACGTTACAACAAATAAAGGCTTCTACCTTACGCGGCTATGAAATAAATATGCGTATGCACATTATACCCGAACTTGGTCATATTCAACTCCAAAAGCTAACTACATCAATGATAAATAACTTTTATGCTAAAAAAATGAAACAAAATTGCTTTGACAGTGAGAAGCCACTATCGGCTACAACCATACTCAGAATGCATAATATTATTCATAACTGCTTAGAATTTGCTGTTCGGGATAACCTAATAATCCGCAATGTTGCTGACCATGCAATTCGCCCAAAAGTCCGAAAAAAAGAAATGAAGGCATTGGACAACAATGAAATTAAAAAATTTGTACAAGCGGTAAAAGAATATCAATCATTGCCATCTACTCGAACAAAAAATGTATATCCTTCTCTAATGCTTACTCTGTCTACTGGCTGTCGCAGGGGTGAAATTCTTGGACTTAGATGGAAAAACGTTGATTTTAGAAATAAAACGGTCAAGATTGAAGAAACCGTACTAGAGCTTGGCGGTGATGTGATTGTTGAAACCCCTAAGACTGAGAAATCACGTCGTACTATTTCTATACCTGATGAAATGGTAGAAATATTGAAACGGCATAGGCAGTACGCCAAAGGAACGTATGTCTTTCCTGTAAAGAACAATATGGATAAGCCCATGAAACCAGAAAACGTGGTCAGATTTTTTAGGGCTGTATTAAAGCATGCTGGCATGAAATTTAGGTTTCATGACCTGCGACACACCAATATATCTCAGATGTTATTAAATGGCGTAGACTTAAGTACTGCCATGGCAAGAAGCGGTCATTCACAGGTGTCAACATTAATGGGATATTGCCATACCAATATTGAAAAAGAGAAAGAAGCGGGTAATCTATTCGCCAAATTCATATAA
- a CDS encoding metallophosphoesterase family protein → MIDYNVTNLNQAVKIMLSHIYVESGLSDNGTLVYGEAEGAGIRIDLLNFFFSYKFSEEDEDTWGNIIHKVKIDEYEAIEALYHYLVSGLEKKGLICRVHDVFKKDLDIKLTLDGYKYWTKLVQKKQKVEIFSDSKITNTNEEIAVETFQIPKVELCIPNEDEEKIRINILEILYDYKNQFEKKMYFEELSLRFFSQYNSDLSQYKYWSEVKSLFDKETISTAKSYVEARVIQCFRENLLYYDFRNFTAVEITKEGIKYLKKSKGDIASSDKVTVDEEQIERGNSERIKIIHISDLHFGSLENDGLDNKDKSKDVLKVKQPAFEAFSRILPTIYDANTFMAISGDITSKNEEAGYIQCQKAIEKLGINLQRIYLVPGNHDCNKSSTPQTQYANFLCYFQDYFSPVNRNRRYLIDDEQKMFIIGFNTIYSCDSDFIFIEEQEMQSFKQLIDELSEKISGFSTYTRIAVVHHNLNPHPNIEINQYKDILNIFQLKQILMEKKFKIVFSGHQHQPMIERQQIYIEDLNGDILLVSAGSLSGKIRNNRNSFQVVDLERDIKSGVLFNIIIDEYELKLGEFKYKNRVNLPLV, encoded by the coding sequence ATGATTGATTATAATGTAACGAATTTAAACCAAGCGGTAAAAATTATGTTGTCTCATATATATGTGGAATCTGGGTTGTCTGATAATGGGACACTTGTATACGGAGAGGCAGAAGGAGCAGGCATTAGAATTGATTTATTAAATTTTTTCTTTTCATATAAGTTTTCTGAAGAAGATGAAGATACCTGGGGAAATATTATCCATAAAGTAAAAATTGATGAGTATGAAGCTATTGAAGCTCTTTATCATTATCTCGTTAGTGGCTTAGAAAAGAAGGGGCTAATTTGTAGAGTACACGATGTTTTCAAAAAGGATTTAGATATTAAGTTGACTTTAGACGGGTATAAATATTGGACTAAGTTAGTTCAGAAGAAACAAAAAGTTGAAATTTTTAGTGATAGTAAAATTACAAATACGAATGAAGAAATAGCAGTAGAAACCTTTCAAATCCCGAAGGTTGAGTTGTGTATTCCAAATGAAGATGAAGAAAAAATAAGAATAAATATATTGGAAATACTGTATGATTATAAAAATCAGTTCGAAAAAAAAATGTATTTCGAAGAACTGTCTTTGAGATTTTTTAGTCAATATAATTCCGATTTAAGTCAATATAAATACTGGAGTGAAGTAAAATCTCTATTTGATAAAGAAACTATTTCAACAGCTAAGAGCTATGTGGAAGCAAGAGTTATACAATGCTTTCGCGAGAATTTATTATATTATGATTTTAGAAATTTTACCGCAGTTGAAATTACAAAAGAAGGTATTAAATATCTTAAGAAGAGCAAAGGGGACATCGCGTCTAGTGATAAAGTTACTGTTGATGAAGAGCAGATTGAAAGAGGAAACTCTGAGAGAATAAAAATTATACATATCTCAGATTTACATTTCGGGTCTCTCGAAAATGATGGACTTGATAATAAAGATAAATCGAAAGATGTATTAAAAGTAAAGCAACCAGCTTTTGAAGCGTTTTCTCGAATTTTGCCAACAATTTATGATGCCAATACCTTTATGGCAATCAGTGGTGACATTACTTCAAAAAATGAAGAAGCTGGTTATATTCAATGCCAAAAGGCTATTGAGAAACTAGGTATCAATCTTCAAAGAATTTATTTAGTTCCAGGAAACCATGATTGTAATAAAAGTTCTACACCACAGACACAATATGCAAATTTTTTATGCTATTTCCAAGATTATTTTAGTCCCGTTAATAGAAACAGGAGATACCTTATAGATGATGAACAAAAAATGTTTATTATAGGGTTTAATACGATTTATTCTTGTGATAGTGATTTTATATTCATTGAAGAACAGGAAATGCAGTCATTTAAGCAACTTATTGATGAACTATCTGAAAAGATATCTGGTTTCTCAACATATACAAGAATTGCTGTAGTTCATCATAATCTTAATCCACATCCCAATATTGAAATAAATCAGTATAAAGATATTTTGAATATATTTCAATTAAAGCAAATATTAATGGAGAAAAAATTTAAAATCGTCTTTTCAGGACACCAACATCAACCCATGATTGAACGTCAGCAAATATATATTGAAGATTTAAATGGAGATATTTTATTAGTATCCGCTGGGTCACTTTCGGGGAAAATTAGAAATAATCGAAACTCATTTCAAGTGGTAGATTTGGAGAGGGATATAAAATCAGGTGTTCTTTTTAATATTATTATTGATGAATATGAACTTAAGCTGGGGGAATTTAAGTACAAAAACAGAGTTAATTTACCTTTAGTTTGA
- a CDS encoding hemolysin family protein translates to MLLNLFLVILLVFFNGFFVAAEFAMVKVRSTRIETLLQEGNTRAKFAKKIVDHLDAYLSACQLGITLASLGLGWIGEPAVAAIFEPIMLDWGFSSQVVHTVSFVIAFSIITALHIILGELAPKSLAIQQAAQVTLWTSVPLIGFYKLMYPFIWILNTISNWILRLIGIQVVNEHEAAHTEEEIRILMEESHKQGFINKTELTFVDNIFDFAETNAREIMVPRTDMVCLDIQDTFEENLDKALAEELTRYPVCDDDKDNIIGFVHIKDILKAIAKGENPKLQDMVREVTAIPETMHISDLLKVLQKNRTQMAIVVDEYGGTAGLVTVEDILEEIVGEIQDEFDEERPWIEIQDNNTYSVDARVLLDEFNEFFELQLETEEVDTFGGWISLHIELPPKANSKIEYKEYEFIITEVDHMRVTRVLVKKMHRDLEGLD, encoded by the coding sequence ATGCTGTTAAATTTGTTTCTGGTAATATTGCTTGTTTTTTTTAATGGTTTTTTTGTTGCCGCTGAATTTGCCATGGTTAAAGTACGAAGTACTCGAATTGAAACACTTTTGCAGGAAGGAAACACAAGAGCAAAATTTGCAAAAAAAATTGTCGATCATCTTGATGCGTATTTATCGGCTTGCCAGCTGGGCATTACCCTTGCTTCACTTGGTTTGGGCTGGATCGGTGAACCGGCTGTTGCCGCAATATTTGAACCTATTATGCTGGATTGGGGTTTTTCCAGCCAGGTGGTTCACACGGTTTCTTTTGTCATTGCTTTTTCTATCATTACTGCCTTACACATTATCCTCGGTGAATTAGCCCCTAAGTCCTTGGCAATACAACAAGCAGCCCAAGTCACATTATGGACATCAGTGCCACTGATTGGTTTTTATAAGTTAATGTATCCGTTCATATGGATTTTAAATACGATTTCCAACTGGATTCTCCGTCTAATAGGTATTCAGGTTGTTAATGAGCATGAAGCTGCCCATACGGAAGAGGAAATTCGAATTTTAATGGAAGAAAGTCATAAGCAAGGCTTTATTAATAAGACAGAACTTACTTTTGTTGATAATATTTTTGATTTTGCCGAAACCAATGCCCGGGAAATCATGGTCCCCCGTACTGATATGGTGTGTTTAGATATCCAGGATACTTTTGAAGAAAATCTGGATAAAGCTCTGGCGGAGGAACTGACACGTTATCCGGTATGTGATGATGATAAGGATAATATTATTGGTTTTGTTCATATTAAAGATATTCTAAAAGCAATTGCAAAGGGAGAAAATCCTAAGTTACAGGACATGGTGCGGGAGGTAACGGCAATCCCGGAAACCATGCATATCAGTGATTTATTGAAAGTGCTACAAAAAAACAGGACGCAAATGGCGATTGTAGTTGATGAGTATGGTGGTACGGCCGGCTTAGTAACCGTGGAAGATATATTGGAAGAAATTGTTGGCGAAATTCAGGATGAATTTGATGAAGAGCGTCCTTGGATTGAAATACAGGATAATAACACTTACTCAGTAGATGCCCGTGTATTATTGGATGAGTTCAATGAATTTTTTGAATTACAACTGGAAACAGAAGAGGTCGACACTTTCGGTGGCTGGATCAGCCTGCATATAGAATTACCGCCAAAAGCAAATAGCAAAATTGAATACAAAGAATATGAGTTTATCATTACTGAGGTTGATCATATGCGCGTAACCAGAGTGCTTGTTAAAAAGATGCACCGCGACCTTGAGGGTTTGGACTAA
- a CDS encoding ACT domain-containing protein, whose translation MSAISTVLAQAGISIFAISTYNTDYILVKARDLEAALQTLTYAGYEIAFEAGASL comes from the coding sequence TTGTCAGCAATCTCCACAGTCCTTGCCCAAGCAGGTATTAGCATTTTTGCTATTTCCACATATAATACAGATTATATTCTGGTAAAAGCGAGAGACCTTGAGGCAGCTTTGCAAACACTTACTTATGCCGGCTATGAAATAGCATTTGAAGCAGGGGCTTCACTGTAA
- a CDS encoding ABC transporter ATP-binding protein/permease, translated as MLVENKLAEDQLAKVKKFTLLRGIWRVGNGYWRSQEKKYAGLLLLAIISLTAIDVYLQVWLNKWRNIFFNTLQDRDLAAFFDSIFLWLILTVAALAVTVYQRYLHQILELKWRTWLTERFIQEYLHSKKYYYMHISDNSIDNPDQRMSEDVKLFIELLLKIFIWFLYTLGILCSFIIILWQLSGSFSLSWQEWSIVIPGDMVWIALGYAIMVNLIVAKFGQSLVHLNFQQQCFEANFRFGLIRLREYAEAIALYTGEQRERYLLKGYLKKVYDNLYKYINRQKVLDCLIFCLYRGAEPLPYIITVPRFFSGQIQLGGLMQITAAFDRVQKSLTFFVGWYKELAKLEAIVKRLANFMDMMEQMRLVGGNSAIRVIASPDMTFSVEGLNVRLPNGKLLIHDFAMKLQAGDSLLITGPSGCGKSMLIKAIAGIWPFGEGCTRIPHNQQCLFLPQKPYLPEGTLREALLYPQSGLTCPDEEIVAVLKKCNLNDLVELLDDRENWSHILSTGEQQRIAFARAILQQPPWLFLDEATSGLDEATEKRLYKMLRNELKTTGIVSVGHRSSLLPYHDKILTIKEKGGWALVA; from the coding sequence ATGTTAGTAGAAAATAAGCTGGCAGAAGATCAGTTGGCGAAAGTAAAAAAATTCACGTTGCTGCGGGGAATTTGGCGAGTTGGCAATGGCTATTGGCGATCCCAAGAAAAAAAATATGCCGGGTTATTATTACTGGCCATCATTAGCCTGACAGCTATTGATGTTTATTTGCAGGTATGGCTCAACAAGTGGCGTAATATTTTTTTTAATACCCTGCAGGACCGGGATTTGGCGGCATTTTTTGATTCTATTTTTCTCTGGCTTATTCTAACTGTAGCCGCTTTAGCGGTGACTGTTTATCAGCGTTATTTGCACCAAATACTGGAGCTGAAATGGCGCACCTGGCTGACAGAACGGTTTATACAGGAATATCTGCACTCTAAAAAATACTATTATATGCATATAAGCGATAATAGTATTGATAATCCTGACCAGCGCATGAGTGAAGATGTTAAACTGTTCATTGAACTGCTTTTGAAAATTTTCATATGGTTTTTATATACATTAGGGATTTTATGCAGTTTTATAATAATTCTTTGGCAATTGTCCGGATCTTTTTCTTTGTCCTGGCAAGAATGGAGTATTGTTATTCCCGGTGATATGGTCTGGATTGCGCTTGGCTATGCTATTATGGTTAATTTAATTGTGGCCAAATTTGGACAGTCCCTGGTACACCTTAATTTTCAACAGCAGTGTTTTGAGGCTAATTTTCGCTTTGGCTTAATACGTTTGCGGGAATATGCGGAGGCAATTGCCCTATATACAGGCGAGCAGCGGGAGCGATATTTGCTGAAGGGCTATTTAAAAAAAGTCTATGATAATTTATATAAATATATAAACAGGCAAAAAGTGCTGGATTGTTTAATTTTTTGTTTATACCGGGGCGCTGAACCGCTTCCTTATATCATAACAGTTCCGCGGTTTTTCAGCGGGCAGATTCAACTCGGCGGTCTGATGCAGATCACAGCGGCCTTTGACAGGGTGCAAAAGTCCCTGACATTTTTTGTTGGTTGGTATAAAGAACTGGCAAAATTGGAAGCAATCGTCAAAAGACTGGCAAATTTTATGGACATGATGGAACAGATGCGGCTGGTAGGGGGAAATTCAGCAATCCGGGTTATTGCTTCTCCGGATATGACTTTTTCGGTCGAGGGATTAAATGTCCGGCTGCCAAATGGCAAGTTGCTGATACATGACTTTGCCATGAAGCTGCAGGCCGGAGATTCTTTGCTGATTACCGGGCCGTCAGGCTGCGGTAAAAGCATGCTGATCAAAGCGATAGCCGGCATCTGGCCTTTTGGCGAGGGCTGTACCCGGATACCGCACAACCAGCAGTGCTTATTTTTGCCGCAAAAGCCCTATCTGCCGGAAGGAACTTTACGGGAGGCGCTGCTTTATCCGCAGTCAGGTCTGACCTGCCCTGATGAAGAAATCGTGGCCGTTCTGAAAAAGTGTAATTTAAATGACCTGGTGGAACTTCTGGATGACCGGGAAAACTGGTCGCACATCCTGTCCACGGGAGAGCAGCAGCGGATTGCTTTTGCCCGTGCTATTTTGCAGCAACCGCCGTGGCTGTTCTTGGATGAAGCCACTTCCGGATTGGATGAGGCAACCGAAAAAAGGCTGTATAAAATGCTCCGCAATGAGCTTAAGACAACCGGGATTGTCAGTGTGGGCCACCGCAGCAGCCTTCTTCCCTATCACGATAAGATACTGACGATTAAAGAGAAAGGCGGCTGGGCTTTAGTGGCATGA
- a CDS encoding PepSY-associated TM helix domain-containing protein, with the protein MKYWYKIHKWTSLICAIFLFIMCFSALPLIFGREIAAFNQVSNPANSVVVTAAAADLSVSRLAETAVARYPGYDLRAIYLDHANQTIGFSLQGAGKGYQYTRLDLNTGQFAERSNQQVKYEFIQQFINFMYRMHVDMYLGSFGRQVLGFMCGLSVVALISGLWLYAPFMKTAAFGSLRTTSRRGYWMDWHKLLGIVTLSWTVLLSISGFIFVFAGPAHNAWNEHIRREFLQAYEGKPFPEQRISLDSALASAKTALPDRRITGLELPQAGGKMPWHYTVRTQGEGFGAYVNKSVWVDAATGEITAIPEQPWYLQAFSMASPVHFSNHDTLPLKILWFVTDGLTCIMIITGIYAWFVKFSPDKGKAAANKQPAVKPVRPVRQSAWQIWRLPAAIIVLTLFGLIAPLAGREWNDASALALAIPLVLTVYHWWRQ; encoded by the coding sequence ATGAAATACTGGTATAAAATTCACAAATGGACAAGTCTGATATGCGCTATTTTTCTTTTCATCATGTGTTTCAGCGCTTTGCCGTTAATTTTTGGCCGGGAGATCGCAGCCTTTAACCAGGTCAGTAACCCGGCAAATTCAGTTGTAGTCACGGCGGCCGCAGCAGACCTGTCTGTAAGCAGGCTGGCGGAAACGGCTGTGGCCCGTTATCCCGGTTACGATCTGCGGGCCATTTACCTGGACCATGCTAACCAGACCATCGGCTTTTCCCTGCAGGGGGCCGGCAAAGGCTATCAGTATACTCGCCTGGACCTGAATACAGGCCAATTTGCTGAGCGCTCCAATCAACAGGTTAAGTATGAGTTTATTCAACAATTTATCAATTTTATGTACAGGATGCATGTGGATATGTATCTTGGATCTTTCGGCAGGCAGGTGCTCGGCTTTATGTGCGGGTTAAGTGTGGTTGCCCTGATTTCAGGCCTGTGGCTGTATGCCCCGTTTATGAAAACGGCAGCATTTGGCTCCCTTCGCACCACCAGCCGGCGGGGTTACTGGATGGACTGGCATAAACTGCTGGGCATTGTCACGCTTTCCTGGACGGTATTATTAAGTATAAGCGGTTTTATATTTGTATTTGCCGGTCCGGCTCACAATGCCTGGAATGAGCATATCCGCCGGGAGTTTCTGCAGGCATATGAGGGCAAGCCTTTTCCTGAACAGCGTATTTCTCTTGATTCTGCGCTGGCAAGCGCCAAAACAGCCTTGCCTGACCGGCGGATAACAGGACTGGAACTGCCGCAGGCAGGCGGGAAGATGCCCTGGCATTATACAGTCCGGACCCAGGGCGAGGGTTTTGGCGCCTATGTGAATAAGTCTGTCTGGGTCGATGCGGCGACCGGTGAGATTACCGCCATTCCTGAGCAGCCCTGGTACCTGCAGGCATTTTCAATGGCCAGCCCGGTTCATTTCAGCAATCATGACACCTTGCCGCTGAAAATTTTATGGTTTGTTACAGATGGCCTGACCTGTATTATGATTATTACCGGCATTTACGCCTGGTTTGTTAAATTCAGTCCCGATAAAGGCAAGGCAGCGGCCAATAAACAGCCGGCTGTTAAACCTGTACGGCCGGTACGGCAGTCAGCATGGCAAATCTGGCGTTTACCGGCTGCTATCATCGTGCTTACCCTGTTTGGCCTTATTGCACCGCTGGCAGGCCGGGAATGGAATGACGCATCCGCGCTTGCCCTGGCGATCCCGCTTGTGCTGACAGTATATCACTGGTGGCGCCAGTAG
- a CDS encoding energy transducer TonB: protein MKYIQKVKWFVAVLLFAVMGLGMTMPAMAQGQDPVTPPKIVTLAPVGLTSELREKYSEQTILVRIKATITETGTMDSNIQVITSSGDAAFDQAVIDSIQQSVFTPAYTGDQQAIASSIVLPLNIKVEKYLPEEEAVSQAGDEQAPDQ, encoded by the coding sequence ATGAAATATATTCAGAAAGTAAAATGGTTTGTTGCAGTCCTGTTATTTGCAGTGATGGGGCTGGGGATGACCATGCCGGCTATGGCTCAGGGGCAAGACCCTGTGACACCTCCTAAGATTGTCACATTAGCGCCTGTTGGCCTCACCTCGGAATTGCGGGAGAAATACTCGGAGCAAACCATACTGGTAAGAATTAAGGCAACAATCACTGAGACCGGAACTATGGACAGTAATATACAGGTCATAACAAGTTCCGGCGATGCAGCCTTCGATCAGGCAGTTATTGATTCCATTCAGCAATCGGTGTTTACGCCGGCCTACACGGGCGATCAGCAGGCGATAGCCAGCTCCATTGTGCTGCCGCTAAATATCAAAGTGGAAAAATATCTGCCGGAAGAGGAAGCTGTCAGCCAGGCCGGCGACGAACAGGCCCCGGATCAATAA
- a CDS encoding TolC family protein, whose amino-acid sequence MTAKGARTINIRQTILQAGFVLICCCLPLQSYATSPVRLTLPDSIRMAITSSHEVKIAELEARKVDLELKKNKARYLPTVSMTHTQTQVAEKPKPEYGNYVTVRLPLYDGGRTKDRVAQSKTTVIGLTDYLDHAKQQVAVNVFLDYYDALAAQERKVLTEQAVHQLTHYLDAVRRQTADGDRSRTEADLARFRQYDTLLRQQEQRQAFGKLNHLLHLPPDQELILAETPAQPVPGRLDEAIDLALNHRQDLAQTRRNLQVATLGTKVAAKESRPTVYLYFVMYDLGMPEQYWYSSLYVTGDLFDGGQTRLKTRQSDLNAAIAAEQMQQKIETIRWETTKAFECWQQSGRNLAVAEQPVTRAEEAYAAVAERYRAGQSNIETVLGAHADLITAKTNHLNARYDHYKNQVRLLHATGTLPTFSQATDMAP is encoded by the coding sequence ATGACAGCAAAGGGGGCGAGGACGATTAATATAAGGCAGACAATCCTCCAGGCCGGCTTTGTTCTGATTTGCTGCTGCCTACCGCTTCAGAGCTATGCCACCAGTCCGGTCAGGCTCACCCTGCCGGACAGCATCCGTATGGCGATAACCAGCAGTCACGAGGTCAAAATTGCTGAGTTGGAGGCACGCAAAGTTGATTTGGAACTAAAAAAAAATAAAGCCCGTTACCTGCCTACGGTAAGCATGACGCATACTCAAACCCAGGTAGCCGAAAAGCCCAAACCGGAGTATGGCAACTATGTAACCGTCAGGCTTCCTTTATATGACGGCGGGCGAACCAAGGACCGCGTGGCCCAGTCAAAAACCACGGTTATTGGCTTAACCGACTATTTGGATCACGCAAAGCAGCAAGTGGCGGTTAACGTATTCCTGGATTATTATGATGCCCTGGCAGCGCAAGAGCGCAAAGTTCTGACTGAACAGGCTGTCCACCAGCTTACACATTATCTTGACGCAGTCAGACGCCAGACTGCAGACGGCGATAGATCCCGGACAGAAGCTGATCTGGCCCGATTCCGCCAGTATGATACACTGCTGCGCCAGCAGGAACAGCGGCAGGCATTCGGTAAGCTGAACCATTTACTGCACCTGCCGCCGGATCAGGAGCTGATCCTGGCCGAAACACCTGCGCAACCGGTGCCTGGCAGGCTGGATGAGGCAATCGACCTAGCCCTGAACCATCGCCAGGATCTGGCCCAAACCCGCCGGAACCTTCAGGTTGCCACCTTAGGCACAAAGGTGGCGGCCAAAGAATCCCGGCCTACTGTTTATCTCTATTTCGTCATGTACGATCTGGGGATGCCCGAACAATACTGGTACTCCAGCCTGTATGTAACCGGCGATTTGTTTGATGGCGGCCAGACTAGATTGAAAACCCGGCAGTCTGATCTAAATGCCGCTATCGCGGCAGAGCAGATGCAGCAAAAGATAGAAACTATAAGGTGGGAAACAACAAAAGCATTTGAATGCTGGCAGCAGTCAGGCCGGAATCTGGCTGTCGCCGAACAGCCGGTAACCAGGGCGGAAGAAGCATATGCAGCGGTTGCCGAGCGCTATCGAGCCGGCCAAAGCAATATAGAAACTGTCCTAGGTGCGCATGCGGACTTAATAACGGCAAAAACCAATCACCTCAACGCCCGCTATGACCACTACAAGAATCAAGTCCGCTTATTGCACGCCACCGGTACGCTGCCAACATTCTCACAAGCAACAGATATGGCTCCGTAA
- a CDS encoding MotA/TolQ/ExbB proton channel family protein: MELITQTINLFHKGGPVMYLLLACSLFVVTIAVERFLYYRSRSAHSQSFQQQLLPLLEKQKFSEAGQVCEQASPNFLAAVALAGLQACQRGSQIENALESAATLAAARLREHLDDLSMIVTIAPLLGLLGTVIGMINSFSVFNVQAGQPMAITGGVGEALIATATGLSVAILALILHNYFSRRVNLMVTDIEQMAALIVSHVLIKKTSRRESHEIA; this comes from the coding sequence ATGGAACTTATTACACAAACTATTAATTTATTTCACAAAGGCGGGCCAGTCATGTACCTTTTGCTTGCCTGCTCGCTGTTTGTCGTTACTATTGCCGTCGAACGTTTTCTCTACTACCGCAGCCGGTCTGCCCACTCACAGTCTTTCCAGCAGCAGCTGCTGCCGTTGCTGGAAAAGCAAAAATTTAGTGAGGCCGGGCAGGTCTGTGAGCAAGCAAGCCCCAATTTTTTGGCCGCCGTTGCCTTGGCAGGCCTTCAGGCCTGCCAGCGGGGTAGTCAGATTGAGAATGCCCTGGAAAGTGCGGCCACGCTGGCAGCAGCCCGCCTCCGTGAACACCTTGACGACCTGAGCATGATTGTCACCATCGCGCCTTTACTCGGGTTATTAGGGACTGTTATCGGTATGATCAATTCTTTCAGTGTGTTCAATGTACAGGCTGGCCAGCCAATGGCCATTACCGGCGGTGTTGGTGAGGCCCTCATTGCCACAGCTACCGGACTCAGCGTCGCAATACTGGCACTAATCCTGCACAATTATTTCTCCCGCCGGGTCAACCTCATGGTAACCGACATTGAGCAAATGGCAGCCCTGATCGTCAGTCATGTACTGATCAAAAAAACGAGCAGGAGAGAATCCCATGAAATTGCGTAG
- a CDS encoding ExbD/TolR family protein, translating into MKLRSLRVENQPELMIIPLIDIIFFLLVFFMMSTLYMVEQHTIPVNLPQAATVQQDKPSSINVTVLENGSIMFNQEEIPLALLSKRVNLEIGKKSDTVFILRGDKQVAYGQIVSVLDSLKQAGAHRVSVAVEKAR; encoded by the coding sequence ATGAAATTGCGTAGCCTCCGTGTGGAAAACCAGCCGGAGCTTATGATCATCCCGCTGATTGACATTATTTTCTTCCTACTGGTCTTCTTTATGATGAGTACGCTATACATGGTCGAACAGCATACAATCCCGGTTAACCTGCCCCAGGCAGCCACTGTTCAGCAGGATAAGCCCAGCAGTATCAATGTCACAGTATTAGAAAACGGCAGCATCATGTTTAATCAAGAAGAAATTCCCCTGGCACTGCTGAGCAAACGTGTAAACCTGGAGATTGGCAAAAAGTCTGACACTGTTTTTATCTTGCGCGGCGATAAGCAGGTAGCCTACGGCCAAATCGTAAGCGTTTTGGATTCACTAAAACAAGCGGGAGCCCACCGGGTATCGGTAGCGGTTGAGAAAGCGAGGTAA